CAAAAACATGTAATAAAGCTGATGTAGCTGAAAAATCTGTTGGTACAATTAGTGGGTCATTTGCTGAAATTGCTCAACAGAATTCAAAATACTCACCTGTAACAATCATTACAAAGGATATTGAAACAGCGTTAACCATTCAACAAGCTGGAGTCGAAGGCAAAATCTTATGTGCAATTGAAGCCGAAAATTTGCAAAACTATAATCCTAGCCCAAAAGAAAAGATCATTCTAGCAGTTAAAAATGACGTAAATACTGAAAAAGCTGAAAAAGTTCTAGAGGATAAGGAAGCAGTAGTCTGTACAGTCAAAAATGACTTCAATAATGTATTAAAAACTCAAGGATTATATGCTGTTAGAAATATTATCAGCCCTGAAATAAGAAAACTTAATGAAAAAATTGAATCAATACAAACTAATATACAACAAAGATTATGTCCGAAACACTAGGCAGAGTATGACACAGCATTTTTTATTTAAAAAACTATAGAGTGAAAAAATATGACAAAAAAATTAAAGCATGATTCATTGGCAAAGACAATCATGAGCGATCCAGTAGCTGCACAAGAATTTCTAGAGTATTATTTACCAAGCGATTTCAAGAGTTTAATAGATTTATCACAAATAAAAGTAGAGCAAGAGAGTTATATAGAAGAATCGTTAAAGAAAAAATACAGCGATATCGTCTATAGAGTTGCAACCAAAAAGCATGGCAATGCTTTTATTTATATATTAATTGAAGCTCAATCAACCGTCGATTATTGGACAGCTCTGCGGTTATGGAGATACACATTGTTATTGTGCGAAAGGCATAAGAAAGAAAAAACTAAATTACCATTAGTGTATAATTTAGTGATCTACAACGGCAAAGAGGTCTACAACGCACCTAGGAATTTGTGGGATTTATTTACCGATTCAATGATAGCTAAGCAATTAATGACTTCTGACTATCAATTAGTCGATTTGCAAAGTATGTCGAATGATGAAATTGTTAGAAAAAAGCATATCGGAATGCTCGAATATATGCTAAAGCACATTCATCAACGAGATATGTTAAAGCTTTGGGAAGAGTTTCTAATAAAGTTCAAACATGTTTTAATACTTGATAAAGAAAAAGGCTATATTTACCTAAGATCATTTTTATGGTATACTGATACTAAATTACTAGAGAGTCAGCAACCAGAATTAGAGCAGGTTCTGGCTAAGTATTTATCTGAAGAAGAAAAAAGTAATATTATGAGAACTATTGCTGCAAAATATATTGATGAAGGTATAGAGATTGGTGAAACTAAAGGCATAGCTAAAGGCATAGCTAAAGGCATAGCTGAAGGTATAGAGATTGGTGAGATTAAAGGCATAGCTAAAGGCAGAGCTGAAGGCAGAGCTGAAGGCAGAGCTGAAGCCGCGCGAGGGCTTGCAAGGAACTTATTAAAAGCTGGCCTTTCAGTTGAATTTATTTCTGAAAATACCGGATTGTCAAAAGAAGAAGTGATTAATTTAAAAAATAACATAGAGTATTAATTTTTCGAATTAATACTCTACTAACTTAAGTTTTTTGAGCAATTTATATTCACAAACAAAAGCTGTATTTAAGTTTTGTAGCTGCATAGTTAGTTTTGTGATAGGAAAGTTACCAGCAAGCTTTACATAACAAGTTAGGTCTGGTAGGTTCATAATTTCAGATGGCATAACTAAAATCTTTTTACGCTCAACATTATTCATATTTACTCCATCTCGCATAGTATTTGAGCCATATGACAAGTTCTCTTGAGTTTCAATAATTTCTTGCTCACCTAGTGTTAATGCTGACTTATAAGCTGTAACCTAATCGCTAACTCGAAAAATAAATTTACTATTAAACAAATCAAGCATAGAAGCACATTCAGCAGCCCCATATATTGCTTCTAATTGATGAATGTTTTGCAACCCAGCAACAAAGCAGCCTCCATACTTTCTACTTTCAGCTAAAGCAACTGGTAAAGACGAAACTTTTTGTAGAGCTGGCAGTTCATCAAGTATAAACCACATGTTTTTGTTATCATGATTAGGATTTCTACACATCAAAGCTTTGATAGCTATGCTGATCCAGGCTGAAATAAGTGGGCATAAAGTAGCTCTTTGATTTGGGGTAGCTGTGATAAATAGCCAGCCAGTTTCATTTGAATTACTAAACCATTCTTTTATGCTAAAACTACCTCCAGGCTTTAAATATTGTAGCGAAGTAATATTCTTTCCAAGAGTAGACTGAATTCCTGCAGAAGTTTCAAGTGCGCTTTCGCTTATAATACCTGATACGGCAGTGTTTCTTGTTTATTTAATTTTTTTTTTTTATAACTCAACATTCTCTCTTTGTATACCTCTTATTCTCTACATTTCATATTTCCACTTATCCTAATCTGGCGTTCATAATAAGAGATAATAACAGAAATCTACTAACTTTCTTGCGGAATAATGTTTCAACTCATATCTGTTTTATTACAAGACGTCTTTCGCTATTTAAAGCATACCAGACACTGTCATCTTATTAATTTCTTAGTACTCATATAATTTCTTCTCTTTTTAAAATGACGGTGATTGCTTGAAAAAATGTTTAATTAAACTTAATAAATATTGCAATAATACATAAGTTTTTTAATTTATTTTGCATATTCATTAACATTAATTTGCTGATTATAATAATACATTTTATTATTTTAGCAGAAGGTTGAAGGTATATTAAATAAATTAAGGGAAAATTATTATATGAAAAATTTTACACATCTTATACAACAACTTTCTCATACACAGGAAGATTGTATACTTGTTAAATCTAAGGAACAATTACCAACAAATATAGCCTACAATAGCGATAGTCATAGTCTTGGGTTGCCACAATATAATATTTGCAACCAAATTTTTATTAAATTACAAGGCTACCTGTACCAGCTTAGTCAATGCATTTGGAGCCCACCTTCTAATGAATCAAATAGTACTGTATATTCTATGGATTGTAGCGAAGCGTTTGGATTTTCTGTCAATAATGATACTAAGATAGATATAGATGATGAAAAGTATGCTCTTAGATTAATAAGTCCTGAAGCAAATGAATGGATTAAAAAAAACGCTTGTGAAACAATAAAAAACTGCACTTCAAATGCTTTAGACGCTATTTCTAGTGAAATTATAGCGTACAATAAAGAAGCAGCTAATGAAAAATATGAGCCCAGTATATCGCATAATGCGCAGTATGCAATCATAGGCGCAAGCGTGGTATCTGCAGGATTAGCAATATGGGGTGCTAAGTATTGCATCACAAAATACCAAGAGTATAGGCGTAATAAGCAAAAAATAGATCTTATCTCACATGTCAGCAAAGATTATGATGATAATGCTGAAAAAGAACCTTGTATTTCTTCTACGTCAGAACGTAACATTGTTAATATCAGTAAAACTGATAGTTTTACTGAAGCTAAAGCTTTCAATTTAAATGCAGAACCTGGATCAGCTCATGCAATAGAATTAATAATTCACAAAAGTAGCCAAACTAATGATTTTAGCACTGATGTAAACCTTGCATTACAAGAACTAAGATGGTCAGAAGATAATGATAATTATAACGAGATTACTACTTATACTTCATCGTTTGATAATGTTATAAAGAAAGCAAAACATATTACGACTCATGCT
This genomic interval from Orientia tsutsugamushi contains the following:
- a CDS encoding Rpn family recombination-promoting nuclease/putative transposase; the encoded protein is MTKKLKHDSLAKTIMSDPVAAQEFLEYYLPSDFKSLIDLSQIKVEQESYIEESLKKKYSDIVYRVATKKHGNAFIYILIEAQSTVDYWTALRLWRYTLLLCERHKKEKTKLPLVYNLVIYNGKEVYNAPRNLWDLFTDSMIAKQLMTSDYQLVDLQSMSNDEIVRKKHIGMLEYMLKHIHQRDMLKLWEEFLIKFKHVLILDKEKGYIYLRSFLWYTDTKLLESQQPELEQVLAKYLSEEEKSNIMRTIAAKYIDEGIEIGETKGIAKGIAKGIAEGIEIGEIKGIAKGRAEGRAEGRAEAARGLARNLLKAGLSVEFISENTGLSKEEVINLKNNIEY